One segment of Amycolatopsis alba DSM 44262 DNA contains the following:
- a CDS encoding FAD binding domain-containing protein, which produces MDFLRPSSLTEALAVKAERPDAVPIAGGTDVMVELNFDHRRPGALLDLNRVTELAEWTESDGKIRLGASVPYVRVIAELGEVLPALAMASRTVGSPQIRNRGTVGGNLGAASPAGDTHPVLLVLGAEVEAASVRGTRRIPAEEFYLGVKRNALEPDELITAVHLPAEVGPQQFAKVGTRNAMVIAVCSFALALHPDTREIRAAVGSAAPTPRRASAAEEFLSAELPWSSKAAIADSVKRRFGELVSQASSPIDDVRGSADYRKHALSVLARRTLTWAWNDFQKGERECA; this is translated from the coding sequence GTGGATTTCCTGCGCCCCAGCTCGCTGACCGAGGCGCTCGCCGTGAAGGCCGAGCGACCCGACGCGGTGCCCATCGCGGGCGGCACGGACGTCATGGTGGAGCTCAACTTCGACCACCGCCGCCCCGGCGCGCTGCTCGATCTGAACCGCGTCACGGAACTCGCCGAGTGGACCGAAAGCGACGGCAAGATCCGGCTCGGCGCGTCCGTGCCCTACGTCCGGGTGATCGCTGAGCTGGGTGAAGTTCTCCCCGCGCTGGCGATGGCCTCACGCACCGTCGGTTCGCCGCAGATCCGCAATCGCGGCACCGTCGGCGGGAACCTGGGCGCCGCCTCGCCCGCCGGCGACACGCATCCCGTGCTGCTCGTGCTCGGCGCCGAGGTCGAGGCCGCGTCGGTGCGCGGAACGCGGCGGATCCCGGCCGAGGAGTTCTATCTCGGCGTCAAACGCAACGCCCTCGAACCCGACGAGCTGATCACCGCGGTGCATCTGCCCGCCGAGGTCGGTCCGCAGCAGTTCGCCAAGGTCGGGACGCGCAACGCGATGGTCATCGCGGTCTGCTCGTTCGCGCTGGCCCTGCATCCCGACACCCGCGAGATCCGCGCGGCCGTCGGATCGGCGGCCCCGACCCCGCGCCGGGCGAGCGCCGCCGAAGAATTCCTCTCCGCCGAACTTCCCTGGTCCAGCAAGGCGGCGATCGCGGATTCGGTGAAACGCCGGTTCGGTGAGCTGGTCTCCCAAGCGTCGTCGCCGATCGACGACGTCCGCGGCAGCGCCGACTACCGCAAGCACGCGTTGTCCGTCCTGGCGCGGCGGACGCTGACGTGGGCGTGGAACGACTTCCAGAAGGGTGAACGCGAGTGCGCGTGA